One Glutamicibacter mishrai genomic window carries:
- a CDS encoding dihydrolipoyl dehydrogenase family protein, with amino-acid sequence MSEQYDYDLIVIGAGPVGENVADYAARQSLSVAIIESELVGGECSYWACMPSKALLRSGHALRAAQRLPGASQAITGKLDANAVLARRTQFTSGWKDDGQVKWLDSAGIDLIRGRGQLAGPGKVQVGDQFYTARAVALATGSIPTLPDIKGLAEARPWGTREITSAQQVPDSLIVLGGGVAGTEMALAFASLGSSVTLISRSALLGREEPFVADHVAAGLKEAGVEVRLGAKPTEVHRAQDGTVSLSLDDGSTMQASELVVAAGRTPATLDLGLEALGLDAKLSVDDTMLVAGTDWLYAAGDVNGRALLTHQGKYQARIAGEAIAARLNGAPLETGPWGQHAATADHHAVPRVIFTDPEVAAVGLTEAQAREAGFPVRTVAYDLGNVAGASLHADGYTGRAQLVIDQDQQVILGATFVGQDVAELLHAATIAIVGSVSLDRLWHAVPAYPTMSEIWLRLLEACRQAV; translated from the coding sequence ATGAGCGAGCAATATGACTACGATCTGATCGTCATCGGAGCCGGCCCCGTCGGCGAAAATGTCGCGGACTACGCCGCCCGGCAGTCGCTGAGCGTGGCCATCATCGAATCCGAGCTGGTCGGCGGTGAATGCTCCTACTGGGCCTGCATGCCCTCCAAAGCTCTGCTGCGCAGCGGCCACGCATTGCGTGCGGCCCAGCGGCTGCCCGGCGCAAGCCAGGCGATCACCGGAAAGCTCGATGCCAACGCCGTGCTGGCGCGCCGCACACAATTCACCAGCGGCTGGAAGGACGACGGGCAAGTGAAGTGGCTGGATTCGGCCGGGATCGACCTGATCCGCGGTCGCGGCCAGCTGGCCGGACCGGGCAAGGTGCAGGTGGGCGATCAGTTCTACACCGCCCGCGCCGTAGCGTTGGCCACCGGATCGATCCCCACGCTGCCGGATATCAAGGGCCTGGCCGAAGCCCGGCCCTGGGGCACGCGCGAAATCACCTCCGCGCAGCAGGTTCCGGACTCGCTGATCGTGCTCGGCGGCGGGGTGGCGGGCACCGAAATGGCCCTGGCCTTCGCCAGCCTCGGATCGAGCGTCACGCTGATCTCGCGTTCGGCGCTGCTGGGCCGCGAGGAGCCATTTGTCGCCGACCATGTGGCTGCCGGCCTGAAGGAAGCCGGGGTGGAAGTTCGCCTCGGGGCCAAGCCCACCGAAGTGCACCGCGCCCAGGATGGAACTGTCAGCTTGTCGCTCGATGACGGGTCAACGATGCAGGCCAGCGAACTGGTAGTGGCCGCCGGGCGCACCCCGGCCACCCTTGATCTGGGGCTGGAAGCACTTGGCCTGGATGCCAAGCTCAGCGTGGATGACACCATGCTGGTGGCGGGAACCGACTGGCTATACGCCGCCGGAGATGTGAATGGCCGGGCGCTGCTGACCCATCAGGGCAAATACCAGGCGCGCATTGCCGGGGAAGCGATCGCCGCTCGGCTCAATGGAGCCCCGCTGGAAACCGGGCCCTGGGGCCAGCATGCGGCCACCGCCGACCACCACGCCGTGCCGCGGGTGATCTTCACCGACCCCGAGGTGGCCGCCGTGGGGCTGACCGAAGCCCAGGCGCGCGAGGCCGGCTTCCCGGTGCGCACCGTGGCTTACGACCTGGGCAACGTGGCCGGGGCGAGCCTTCACGCCGATGGCTACACCGGGCGCGCCCAGCTGGTGATCGACCAGGACCAACAGGTGATCCTCGGCGCCACCTTTGTCGGCCAGGACGTGGCCGAGCTGCTGCACGCGGCGACCATCGCGATCGTCGGCTCAGTTTCGCTGGATCGGCTGTGGCATGCGGTGCCGGCCTATCCGACGATGAGCGAAATCTGGCTGCGCCTACTGGAGGCCTGCCGCCAGGCTGTCTAG
- a CDS encoding GntR family transcriptional regulator produces the protein MAARLGVVSVVQAVIASLRTRIFSGELAPGTPLGEVDVATHYEVARPTAKAALENLVASGLLTRSAHQSARVTRLTSADARDIYRTRAIIEAEAVRLLAGTGQVPDAAREANAEITALSEASPIQIVDPDVRFHSALVQALESERTSAIYSQLSDEIRLCMTQVQDATLLNTADIANEHARLLDKIAAGDQQGAAELLARHLENASSRLAVHLDSLAAGLQ, from the coding sequence GTGGCAGCCCGATTAGGAGTGGTTTCGGTGGTGCAGGCCGTGATCGCCTCGCTGCGCACCCGCATCTTCAGCGGTGAGCTGGCTCCCGGCACCCCCTTGGGCGAAGTCGATGTGGCCACCCATTATGAGGTGGCCCGCCCCACCGCCAAGGCCGCGCTGGAAAACCTCGTGGCCAGCGGCCTGCTCACCCGCAGCGCCCATCAAAGCGCCCGGGTCACGCGGCTGACCTCGGCCGATGCCCGCGACATCTACCGCACCCGTGCCATCATCGAGGCCGAAGCTGTGCGCCTGCTCGCCGGCACCGGGCAGGTCCCCGACGCCGCGCGGGAAGCCAACGCGGAAATCACCGCCTTGAGCGAGGCCTCGCCGATCCAGATCGTCGATCCCGACGTCCGCTTCCACAGCGCGCTGGTCCAAGCTCTGGAATCCGAGCGCACCAGCGCGATCTACAGCCAGCTCAGCGACGAAATCCGCCTGTGCATGACCCAGGTCCAGGACGCGACGCTGCTGAACACCGCCGATATCGCCAACGAACATGCCCGGCTGCTGGATAAGATCGCCGCCGGAGACCAGCAGGGCGCCGCCGAGCTGTTGGCCCGGCACCTGGAGAATGCCAGCAGCCGGCTGGCCGTGCACCTAGACAGCCTGGCGGCAGGCCTCCAGTAG
- a CDS encoding FAD-binding and (Fe-S)-binding domain-containing protein → MALSTPALGEPTVSPSILDLVGEPGRVKTRSIDRVAYASDASHYLYTPQAVILAKDAAEVSALLHAAASNNQPVTLRSGGTSLAGQASGDGLMIDVRRNFRDIQVLDNGARVRVEPGATVRQVNARLAVYGTKLGPDPASEAACTIGGVIANNSSGMACGTEFNTYRTLESMTFVLPSGTMINTADPDADRQLAAAEPQLVATLDRLLKRVRNNPASVAKIQKHFALKNTMGYGINAFLDFDTPAELMAHLIIGSEGTLAFVAEAVFRTVPIRKLAIATLAVFDNLDLATRALPELLDSGAATLELMDSTSLRVGQELPGVPEAIMGFEVDQQAALLVEYHADTAEELAGLQNAGQRLLDSAALRAPALLSQDAKNRQAAWKFRKGLYASVAGARVSGTTALLEDVVVPVQSLAETCGSLQELFTEYGYEDSVIFGHAKDGNIHFMLTDRFEGEAALNRYNAFNDQMVALILAKDGNLKAEHGTGRAMAPFVRAQYGDELYEVHLELKAACDPRLMMNPGVIIDEDHAAHIRNIKLNETIEVEADRCVECGYCEPVCPSKDLTLTPRQRIVVRRAIAKAEAEGNTELAAELERDYEYNGVQTCAVDGMCVTACPVGINTGLMVKRLRREDAHPVLAAGFKAAAKGWGPATRVGSMALSVADKFPAPLVRGVTDVARKVVSTDVMPRYDADLPAGGAARKPLAGNLGAEGTEPLAIYLPACVNSMFGPAGEGEGVASAFTKLLHAAGVSVFVPQGIESTCCGTPWTSKGYADGHEVMAQRVLDEVRSAMPGKNLPVISDASSCTEGFAHTLEEQGYEVIDLLAFTTRNLLDKLPEIDKISSLTLHPTCSSTQMGLNPDLQRIAQAVAQTVNTPVNWGCCAFAGDRGMLHPELTDSATAREAAEVRALDAQAHASCNRTCELGMSRATGKEYRHVVELLAEAATK, encoded by the coding sequence ATGGCATTGAGCACGCCAGCACTCGGCGAACCAACGGTTTCACCCAGCATCCTCGACCTCGTTGGCGAACCGGGCCGCGTCAAGACCCGTTCCATCGACCGCGTCGCCTACGCCTCGGATGCCTCGCACTACCTGTACACCCCGCAGGCGGTGATCCTCGCCAAGGATGCCGCCGAAGTCTCCGCCCTGCTGCACGCCGCGGCCAGCAACAACCAGCCGGTCACCCTGCGCTCCGGCGGCACCTCGCTGGCTGGCCAAGCCAGCGGCGATGGGCTGATGATCGACGTGCGCCGCAATTTCCGCGACATCCAGGTCCTTGATAACGGGGCGCGCGTGCGCGTAGAGCCCGGCGCCACCGTTCGCCAGGTCAACGCGCGCCTGGCCGTCTACGGCACCAAGCTCGGCCCGGACCCGGCCAGCGAAGCTGCCTGCACCATCGGCGGAGTGATCGCCAACAATTCCTCGGGCATGGCCTGCGGCACCGAGTTCAACACCTACCGCACCCTGGAATCGATGACCTTCGTGCTGCCCTCTGGCACCATGATCAACACCGCCGATCCCGACGCCGACCGCCAACTGGCCGCCGCCGAACCCCAGCTGGTCGCCACCCTGGATCGCCTGCTCAAGCGCGTGCGCAACAACCCCGCATCGGTCGCCAAGATCCAGAAGCACTTCGCCCTGAAAAACACCATGGGCTACGGCATCAACGCCTTCCTCGACTTCGACACCCCGGCCGAGCTCATGGCCCACCTGATCATCGGCTCAGAAGGCACCTTGGCCTTTGTCGCCGAAGCGGTGTTCCGCACCGTGCCGATCCGCAAGCTGGCCATCGCCACACTAGCCGTTTTCGACAACCTCGATCTGGCCACCCGCGCCCTGCCCGAACTCCTGGATTCCGGGGCGGCCACCTTGGAACTGATGGACTCCACCTCGCTGCGCGTGGGGCAGGAACTGCCCGGCGTCCCCGAAGCGATTATGGGTTTCGAGGTCGACCAGCAGGCCGCGCTGCTTGTTGAATACCACGCGGATACCGCCGAAGAACTTGCCGGGCTGCAGAATGCCGGCCAGCGCCTACTGGATTCAGCCGCGCTGCGTGCTCCGGCGCTGCTCTCCCAGGATGCCAAAAACCGCCAGGCCGCCTGGAAATTCCGCAAGGGCCTCTACGCCTCGGTGGCCGGCGCCCGCGTTTCCGGCACCACCGCCCTGCTCGAAGACGTCGTCGTCCCGGTTCAGTCGCTGGCCGAAACCTGCGGCAGCCTGCAAGAGCTGTTCACCGAGTACGGCTACGAGGATTCGGTGATCTTCGGACACGCCAAGGACGGCAACATCCACTTCATGCTCACCGACCGCTTCGAGGGCGAGGCGGCGCTGAACCGCTACAACGCCTTCAATGACCAAATGGTCGCTCTGATCCTCGCCAAGGACGGAAACCTCAAGGCCGAACACGGAACCGGCCGCGCCATGGCGCCATTTGTCCGCGCGCAGTATGGCGACGAACTCTACGAGGTGCATCTTGAACTCAAGGCCGCCTGCGACCCGCGGCTGATGATGAACCCGGGCGTAATCATCGACGAAGACCACGCCGCGCACATCCGCAACATCAAGCTCAACGAAACCATCGAGGTCGAGGCCGACCGCTGTGTGGAATGCGGATACTGCGAGCCGGTCTGCCCCTCCAAGGACCTGACCCTCACCCCGCGCCAGCGCATCGTGGTGCGCCGCGCCATCGCCAAGGCCGAGGCCGAAGGAAACACCGAGCTGGCCGCTGAGCTGGAGCGCGACTACGAATACAACGGCGTGCAGACCTGCGCGGTGGACGGCATGTGCGTCACAGCCTGCCCGGTCGGCATCAACACCGGACTGATGGTCAAGCGCCTGCGCCGCGAAGATGCGCACCCGGTGCTCGCTGCCGGATTCAAGGCCGCCGCCAAGGGCTGGGGCCCGGCCACCCGGGTTGGTTCGATGGCGCTGAGCGTGGCCGACAAGTTCCCCGCTCCGCTGGTTCGCGGCGTCACCGATGTCGCACGCAAAGTCGTGAGCACCGACGTCATGCCGCGCTACGATGCCGATCTTCCAGCCGGCGGTGCCGCGCGCAAGCCGCTGGCTGGCAACCTGGGTGCTGAAGGCACCGAACCGCTGGCTATCTACTTGCCAGCCTGCGTGAATTCGATGTTCGGCCCTGCCGGCGAGGGCGAAGGAGTAGCGTCGGCCTTCACCAAGTTGCTGCACGCCGCCGGGGTTTCGGTCTTCGTTCCGCAGGGTATCGAATCTACGTGTTGCGGTACGCCATGGACCTCCAAGGGCTACGCCGACGGGCATGAAGTGATGGCGCAGAGGGTCCTCGATGAAGTGCGTTCAGCCATGCCGGGCAAGAACTTGCCGGTGATCTCGGATGCATCCAGCTGCACCGAAGGCTTTGCCCACACCCTCGAAGAACAGGGCTACGAAGTCATCGATCTCCTGGCCTTCACCACCCGGAACCTGCTGGATAAGCTGCCTGAGATCGACAAGATCTCCTCGCTCACTCTGCACCCGACCTGTTCGTCGACCCAGATGGGCCTGAATCCTGACCTGCAGAGGATCGCGCAGGCCGTGGCGCAGACCGTGAACACCCCGGTGAATTGGGGTTGCTGTGCCTTCGCGGGGGATCGCGGCATGCTCCATCCGGAACTGACGGATTCGGCCACCGCCCGGGAGGCCGCGGAGGTCCGGGCGCTTGATGCCCAGGCTCATGCTTCGTGCAACCGCACCTGTGAACTTGGGATGTCTCGGGCGACCGGAAAAGAGTACCGCCACGTGGTCGAACTCCTTGCTGAAGCCGCCACGAAGTAG
- a CDS encoding nitrilase-related carbon-nitrogen hydrolase: protein MRIAVMQDEAEVLGLERNLDAIDHAAQRAAADGAKILLTSELFTVGYAPYVLRDSLDISLLPGAHQRLSQIAAKHSIALVYSLPEITDAGWLITSTFVDDQGVKLAHYQKVQLFGVEEHEVFTAGSNPPASFAYAGLRLGMVICFDVEFPEVVREASRRSVQLLLVPTAMGRGYEQVCTRLVPTRAMESQLFIAYANHSGSEAGFELAGTSVIAGADGTILAQAGAGSELLAADIDVNALPRIRAEVPYLEQARKDLYAQWLMDK, encoded by the coding sequence ATGCGCATCGCTGTAATGCAGGACGAAGCTGAGGTCTTGGGGCTTGAGCGCAATCTCGACGCCATTGATCATGCTGCGCAACGTGCTGCCGCCGATGGTGCCAAAATCCTGCTCACATCCGAGCTCTTCACCGTCGGCTACGCGCCCTACGTCCTGCGCGATTCCCTGGATATTTCCCTGCTGCCGGGTGCTCACCAGCGATTGTCGCAAATTGCAGCCAAGCATTCGATTGCCTTGGTTTACTCCCTGCCGGAGATCACCGATGCCGGTTGGCTGATTACATCGACCTTTGTTGATGATCAGGGAGTGAAGCTCGCGCATTATCAGAAGGTGCAGCTTTTTGGCGTTGAAGAGCATGAAGTATTCACCGCAGGCAGCAACCCGCCAGCATCCTTCGCCTATGCAGGACTGAGGCTGGGCATGGTGATCTGCTTTGACGTGGAATTCCCGGAAGTTGTCCGCGAAGCTTCACGACGTTCGGTCCAGTTGCTGCTCGTCCCAACTGCCATGGGCCGCGGATATGAGCAGGTATGCACTCGCCTTGTTCCAACCCGTGCCATGGAGAGCCAGCTTTTCATCGCCTACGCGAACCACAGCGGTTCGGAAGCTGGCTTCGAGTTGGCAGGCACCAGCGTCATCGCCGGTGCTGATGGGACTATCCTGGCGCAGGCTGGCGCGGGTTCCGAGCTTCTTGCTGCGGATATCGACGTGAACGCACTTCCGCGGATCAGAGCGGAAGTTCCGTATCTGGAACAGGCGCGCAAGGACCTCTACGCGCAATGGCTAATGGATAAGTAA
- a CDS encoding HNH endonuclease — translation MPEAKAHGDGLHPAVTQEDFETHLLQLQDDLAWIEDHGSTTERLQAIAGLESLASSANYKQASLSYQVEKDVVRDHEERGVNLDDQTRGAASSVAMARRQSPKGFRNYLTNCRVLMEDTPNLATAFAHGEFTERQIMAILNELQTVKAQRRTEFDDFYGENPDMFENMGPKRIKDTVRKFTLSYNSDQVSKEQKTVEESRYARMDIDTTKGCIKLTAMYPLLPGMGLKNYLDKESRRLKKKGDERTLDQIRADILHSYMMAGEPSKMPINLQVGVIMTDRALFQGEREPAYLEGYGYMPAQDVRAWIGGHQIDNELTFEEMEAKLTPDHVEQIEVLTELARFYTAPGDQDLIAMDSKARIFPENLKKFIRVRDRHCRTPFCDGIVEETDHVKQHARGGKTSAYNGCGRCEICNKAKEAAGWFELTLMKGPHTMLINPVSSTSYRSTAPPATGLVHKPFPHLMSDSRWFEELKGKLGGPGFAKPTAA, via the coding sequence ATGCCCGAAGCAAAGGCGCACGGAGATGGCCTGCACCCAGCAGTGACGCAAGAGGATTTCGAAACCCACTTGCTGCAACTGCAAGATGACCTGGCGTGGATTGAAGACCACGGCAGCACAACTGAACGCCTCCAAGCCATCGCAGGCTTGGAAAGCTTGGCCTCTTCGGCTAACTACAAGCAGGCTTCGTTGTCTTATCAGGTAGAAAAAGACGTAGTCCGCGACCACGAAGAACGCGGAGTCAACCTGGACGATCAAACGCGAGGCGCAGCTTCCAGCGTTGCCATGGCACGCAGACAATCACCCAAAGGATTCCGCAATTACCTGACCAATTGCCGCGTCCTCATGGAAGACACCCCAAATTTGGCGACCGCATTCGCACACGGTGAATTTACCGAACGTCAGATCATGGCAATCCTCAATGAATTGCAGACGGTCAAGGCGCAACGTCGCACCGAATTTGATGATTTCTACGGCGAGAACCCTGACATGTTCGAGAACATGGGGCCGAAGCGCATCAAAGACACTGTCCGGAAGTTCACGCTTTCCTACAACTCTGACCAGGTATCCAAAGAGCAGAAGACAGTCGAAGAGAGCCGCTACGCCCGCATGGACATTGATACAACGAAGGGCTGCATCAAGCTCACCGCGATGTATCCGTTGCTTCCCGGCATGGGGTTGAAGAACTATCTCGACAAGGAATCCCGGAGGCTCAAGAAAAAGGGTGACGAGCGAACCCTGGATCAAATCAGGGCCGACATTCTCCACAGCTATATGATGGCCGGCGAGCCCTCAAAGATGCCCATCAACTTGCAAGTCGGAGTCATCATGACCGACCGGGCTTTGTTCCAGGGCGAACGGGAACCTGCATACCTCGAAGGCTACGGCTACATGCCCGCGCAGGACGTGCGGGCATGGATCGGCGGACATCAAATCGACAACGAGCTAACGTTCGAAGAGATGGAAGCGAAGCTCACTCCGGACCATGTCGAACAGATCGAAGTGCTCACTGAACTAGCTAGGTTCTATACGGCACCTGGAGATCAAGACCTGATAGCGATGGACTCCAAAGCCCGGATCTTCCCGGAAAACCTCAAGAAGTTCATCAGAGTTCGTGACCGGCATTGCCGCACTCCATTTTGCGACGGAATTGTCGAAGAAACAGACCACGTCAAGCAGCATGCTCGAGGTGGCAAGACCAGTGCGTACAACGGCTGCGGTCGCTGCGAAATCTGCAATAAAGCCAAGGAAGCTGCTGGCTGGTTTGAGTTGACGCTCATGAAGGGTCCGCACACCATGTTGATCAATCCGGTGTCCTCGACGTCGTATAGATCGACGGCCCCGCCAGCTACGGGTTTAGTCCACAAGCCCTTCCCTCATCTCATGAGTGACTCGCGTTGGTTCGAAGAACTCAAAGGCAAACTCGGAGGACCTGGCTTCGCGAAACCCACGGCCGCCTGA
- a CDS encoding PucR family transcriptional regulator → MGHSAPPQSSPQPVAPGITLRRFLRQLPPEITLVHDAGDRPLRWVEASDMDDPTDYLLDEEMILTSGFPLLGHDQDPDQVQQFIARLAQAKVSALGFGLEPYFTAIPQTVIDACLAHQLPLVEIPASVPFAAIGIAFAQLIEADNAAQLRGSAEANRALMRCMTHPDPEAQLVAVLSQRLKASVRLLGAEGQVRHEVSLAETADLDEDRKSELFEKAASGASNQQFAMHREDSLVDLAFPIRASTTSGGRAPLLGVLSIGFARTPSAFDHNLITTALGLLDVLARERAASSSSSTQLATTLLFASRSAFDAATFDLFSASLGGAAANPVRVAVVSPLDSSAAQQPSPHLTHLQALFDTRLVMQADDHFVALTRAEPTTAMFERLESSGYVAGFSTPEPADRQLGEKLADLQAQATGLLPQIREKRQSLDARSIPRSFLSLLPAQAGKQLAEQALAPILDLPEPRRDLYLEVLTGWLEANGSWDQTSKNIDLHRNSVRRHIASIGEILDKDLNRAGVRQELYLALNFLASS, encoded by the coding sequence ATGGGACATTCCGCACCACCACAATCCTCGCCCCAGCCCGTGGCTCCCGGCATCACCCTGCGCCGATTCCTGCGCCAGCTTCCTCCGGAGATCACCCTGGTCCACGATGCCGGCGACCGGCCGCTGCGCTGGGTGGAAGCCAGCGATATGGACGATCCCACCGACTACCTGCTCGACGAGGAAATGATCCTCACCAGCGGTTTCCCGTTGCTCGGCCATGACCAGGACCCCGATCAGGTCCAGCAGTTCATCGCCCGCCTCGCCCAGGCCAAGGTCAGCGCGCTGGGCTTCGGCCTCGAACCCTATTTCACCGCCATCCCGCAGACGGTGATCGATGCCTGCCTCGCCCATCAGTTGCCGCTGGTGGAAATCCCGGCCAGCGTCCCCTTCGCCGCCATCGGCATCGCCTTCGCGCAGCTGATCGAGGCGGATAACGCCGCCCAATTGCGCGGCAGCGCCGAAGCCAACCGCGCTTTGATGCGCTGCATGACCCATCCGGACCCCGAAGCCCAGCTGGTCGCGGTCCTTTCCCAACGGCTCAAGGCCAGCGTCCGGCTGCTCGGCGCCGAAGGCCAAGTCCGCCACGAGGTGTCGCTCGCTGAAACCGCCGATCTCGACGAGGACCGCAAATCCGAGCTCTTCGAGAAGGCCGCCAGCGGAGCCAGCAACCAGCAGTTCGCCATGCACCGCGAAGATTCGCTGGTTGACCTGGCCTTCCCGATCCGCGCCAGCACTACTTCCGGCGGCCGCGCGCCGCTGCTGGGCGTGCTGTCCATCGGTTTCGCCCGCACTCCCTCGGCTTTCGACCACAACCTGATCACCACGGCGCTGGGCCTGCTCGATGTCCTTGCGCGCGAACGTGCCGCCAGCTCGTCGAGCTCAACACAACTCGCCACCACCTTGCTGTTCGCCTCGCGCTCCGCCTTCGACGCCGCGACCTTCGACCTGTTCTCCGCCAGCCTTGGCGGAGCCGCCGCGAATCCGGTGCGCGTTGCGGTGGTTTCCCCGCTCGACTCCTCCGCTGCGCAGCAGCCTTCGCCGCATTTGACCCACCTCCAGGCGCTCTTTGACACCCGCCTGGTGATGCAGGCCGACGACCACTTCGTCGCCCTCACCCGCGCCGAACCCACCACCGCGATGTTCGAACGACTCGAATCCTCCGGCTACGTCGCCGGCTTCAGCACTCCGGAACCCGCCGATCGCCAGCTCGGCGAAAAGCTCGCTGATCTCCAGGCCCAAGCCACCGGCCTGCTCCCCCAGATCCGCGAAAAACGCCAGAGCCTCGACGCCCGCTCCATCCCTCGTTCATTCCTTTCCCTGCTCCCCGCCCAAGCCGGGAAGCAGCTCGCCGAACAAGCCCTCGCGCCGATCCTCGATCTCCCCGAACCCCGCCGCGACCTCTACCTTGAGGTGCTCACCGGCTGGCTGGAAGCCAATGGTTCCTGGGATCAGACTTCGAAGAACATTGACTTGCATCGCAATTCCGTGCGCCGTCACATCGCCTCCATCGGCGAGATTCTCGACAAGGACCTGAACCGCGCTGGCGTTCGCCAGGAGCTCTATCTCGCACTGAATTTCCTCGCTTCGAGCTAA
- a CDS encoding amino acid permease, with protein MNSTTSARQKPATGLGPQLRRRKSIQQMIGDSESSSSGGALRRTLGMWQLTMISVGATMGTGILVILGATVPIAGPAIWISFVIAGVTALLSAVSYAEMAGMVPVAGSSYSYSYATMGEGIAWICGWCLVLEYAVSVAAVAVGAGEYVNETLRAFNMELPASLAGGPAEGGVVNLPALIVVVLATLLLVRGARESAIVNTVVVVIKAGILVFFSIVAFSAFNAGNFEPLLPMGAAGVTAAASSVFFSYIGFDAASTAGEEAKNPKRDLPRAIMLSMLIVTLTYVLVAVSAIGAREWTWFEGTEAALVQIVGEITGQPWLVLVFALASVLAIASVVLTVLYGQTRILLSMSRDGLVPAAFGKVSKRTGTPVIGTLITGILVAITAGFIPLGALADATSIGTLFAFALVGVSVMYLRRKQPLAPRTFKVPFYPITPILGVLACLFLMSQLSWHTWVVFGGWMLVGIILYLAYGRRRSVLGQLSKQEYIDSHLGNK; from the coding sequence ATGAACAGCACCACGAGCGCCAGGCAGAAACCCGCCACTGGCCTTGGCCCGCAGCTGCGGCGGCGCAAGTCGATCCAGCAGATGATCGGCGACTCAGAATCCAGCTCATCGGGCGGTGCGCTGCGCCGCACCCTGGGCATGTGGCAGCTGACCATGATCAGCGTCGGCGCCACCATGGGCACCGGCATCCTGGTGATCCTCGGTGCGACCGTGCCGATCGCCGGCCCGGCCATCTGGATCTCCTTCGTGATCGCCGGCGTGACCGCGCTGCTCTCGGCCGTGTCCTACGCCGAAATGGCGGGCATGGTGCCGGTGGCAGGCTCCAGCTACTCCTATTCCTACGCGACCATGGGCGAAGGCATCGCCTGGATCTGCGGATGGTGCCTGGTGCTCGAATACGCGGTCTCCGTGGCCGCGGTGGCGGTGGGAGCAGGCGAATACGTCAATGAGACGCTGCGCGCCTTTAATATGGAGCTGCCCGCCTCGCTGGCCGGCGGACCGGCTGAAGGCGGAGTGGTGAACCTGCCGGCGCTGATCGTCGTCGTGCTGGCCACCTTGCTGCTGGTGCGCGGAGCGCGCGAATCGGCCATCGTGAACACCGTTGTGGTGGTGATCAAGGCCGGCATCCTGGTCTTCTTCTCGATCGTCGCCTTCAGCGCCTTCAACGCCGGGAACTTCGAGCCATTGCTGCCGATGGGAGCTGCCGGCGTGACCGCGGCGGCCTCCAGCGTCTTCTTCTCTTACATCGGTTTCGACGCGGCCTCCACAGCCGGCGAAGAAGCCAAGAACCCCAAGCGCGATCTGCCGCGCGCGATCATGCTCTCGATGCTGATAGTCACCCTGACCTACGTGCTGGTGGCGGTCTCCGCGATCGGCGCCCGCGAATGGACCTGGTTCGAGGGGACCGAAGCCGCGCTGGTGCAGATCGTCGGCGAAATCACCGGACAGCCATGGCTGGTGCTGGTCTTTGCGCTGGCCTCCGTGCTGGCCATCGCCTCGGTGGTGCTCACCGTGCTCTACGGGCAGACCCGCATCCTGCTGTCCATGTCCCGCGACGGGCTGGTGCCCGCCGCCTTCGGCAAGGTCTCAAAGCGCACCGGAACCCCGGTGATCGGCACCCTGATCACCGGCATCCTGGTGGCGATCACCGCCGGCTTCATCCCGCTGGGCGCGCTGGCCGACGCCACAAGCATCGGCACCCTGTTCGCCTTCGCTCTGGTGGGCGTCTCGGTGATGTACCTGCGCCGCAAGCAGCCGCTGGCACCACGCACCTTCAAGGTCCCGTTCTACCCGATCACCCCGATCCTGGGCGTGCTCGCCTGCCTGTTCCTGATGAGCCAGCTCAGCTGGCACACCTGGGTGGTCTTCGGCGGCTGGATGCTCGTGGGCATCATCTTGTACCTGGCCTATGGCCGCCGCCGCTCGGTGCTTGGGCAGCTGAGCAAGCAGGAATATATCGACAGCCACCTCGGCAATAAATAG